In one window of Primulina tabacum isolate GXHZ01 chromosome 8, ASM2559414v2, whole genome shotgun sequence DNA:
- the LOC142553742 gene encoding transcription factor ABORTED MICROSPORES-like, producing the protein MKMPVQSFMERLRPLVGIKGWEYIVLWRLSNDHRSIEWMDCCCAGMINFENFEDELLLPAAATLSCRDAIFRHPITKSCELLGQLPSSIALDSGFHVQTILSNQVSWLNFSQNSDSNLSDETTGTRVLVPLSLGLLEFFATKQIPEDQEMVEFIKIQCSILLEQQPHISPEISKEDLDLPHDISVDRIYLGNSSMNTPHQFSCTSEANSILLEGTTYNNSNMNFTPSVEKGFQGLEASDGKIWMEPSSGTIDDQMNENNRSDDSDLNEDEDEPKYRRRNGKELQSKNLMAERRRRKKLNDRLYSLRALVPKISKLDKAAILGDAIDYVKELQKQVKDLQNELEEQTDDEDGKETSRTEIDQNIVPTSTKHQNGTKRGPKREHENLLNGFHKKSFDNHDMDNTNEKVQQMEPQVEVFQLDGNEFFIKVFCEHKSSGFVRLMEALNSLGLEVTNVNTTRHTCLVSSIFKVEIKNNDNVQADYVRESLLELTRNPLKVWPKLQETSSGGDNIDQEYYHIHPNQSHHSLIHGCQMNSHHLQQLHHHM; encoded by the exons AT GAAAATGCCGGTGCAAAGTTTTATGGAGAGGCTAAGACCCTTAGTTGGTATCAAAGGCTGGGAATACATCGTTCTATGGAGGTTAAGCAATGATCATAG GTCTATTGAGTGGATGGATTGCTGTTGTGCTGGAatgataaatttcgaaaattttgaagatGAGCTTCTTTTGCCTGCTGCAGCAACTCTCTCTTGTCGAGATGCCATATTTAGGCATCCAATAACCAAATCTTGTGAATTATTAGGCCAGCTTCCTTCCTCCATAGCACTTGATTCAGG ATTTCATGTACAAACAATCCTTTCAAATCAAGTAAGTTGGTTGAATTTCTCACAGAACTCAGATTCAAATTTGTCAGAT GAAACAACCGGTACCCGAGTTTTGGTCCCGCTGTCTCTTGGATTACTCGAGTTTTTCGCAACTAAACAA ATTCCTGAAGATCAAGAAATGGTAGAATTCATCAAGATTCAATGCAGCATCCTCTTGGAACAACAG CCACATATTTCTCCAGAAATATCAAAAGAAGACTTGGATTTGCCACACGATATATCAGTTGACAGAATCTATCTTGGTAACTCTTCTATGAACACTCCGCATCAATTTAGCTGCACTTCAGAAGCCAACAGCATATTGTTAGAAGGGACTACTTATAATAACTCAAATATGAACTTCACCCCTTCGGTTGAGAAGGGATTCCAAGGTTTGGAAGCATCAGATGGTAAAATATGGATGGAGCCATCATCTGGTACAATAGACGATCAAATGAATGAAAATAACCGGTCAGACGACTCTGATCTAAATGAGGATGAGGATGAACCGAAGTACAGAAGAAGGAACGGAAAAGAACTTCAATCAAAAAATCTTATGGCTGAGAGGAGGAGAAGAAAGAAGCTTAATGATAGGCTATACTCCCTTAGAGCATTAGTCCCTAAAATTTCTAAG TTGGACAAAGCTGCAATTCTTGGAGATGCTATTGATTATGTGAAAGAACTGCAGAAACAAGTGAAGGATCTACAAAATGAGCTTGAAGAACAAacagatgatgaggatggaaaAGAAACTTCAAGAACCGAAATTGACCAAAATATCGTCCCAACAAGTACTAAGCATCAAAATGGTACGAAACGTGGACCTAAACGAGAACATGAAAATCTTCTGAATGGCTTTCACAAgaaatcttttgataatcatGACATGGATAATACGAACGAGAAAGTGCAGCAAATGGAG CCACAAGTGGAAGTATTTCAACTGGATGGGAATGAGTTCTTTATCAAGGTATTCTGTGAGCACAAAAGTAGCGGTTTTGTGAGGTTAATGGAAGCTTTGAATTCTTTGGGACTGGAAGTAACTAATGTAAATACAACAAGGCATACATGCTTGGTTTCGAGTATCTTCAAAGTAGAG ATAAAAAACAATGACAATGTCCAAGCTGACTATGTACGGGAGTCATTACTCGAGCTAACTCGAAATCCGTTGAAAGTGTGGCCTAAATTACAAGAAACATCAAGTGGTGGCGACAATATAGATCAAGAATATTATCACATTCACCCCAACCAGAGTCATCACTCTTTAATCCATGGCTGCCAAATGAATTCTCACCACCTTCAGCAACTGCACCATCACATGTAA